In Haematobia irritans isolate KBUSLIRL chromosome 1, ASM5000362v1, whole genome shotgun sequence, a genomic segment contains:
- the KLHL18 gene encoding kelch like family member 18: MDLGESVEDEQKFLIYKQEELFKESFPIFKEIRRIGKLCDVTLKVEDQTFSAHRIVLAATIPYFYAMFTNNMAESRIKEITMKEIEPSALEALINFAYSGQVRIDNQNVQSLMMGASFLQLLKVRKACAEFLISRFHPHNVLGIRHFADSMSCSHLVKAADIYIEQNFEKVVSQSEEFLTLDFEELIELIKSDYLNVKSEEIVFEACMKWVKYCEPKRAELFPQVLAQVRLPLLSPQFLADRVAREEMIRSSHKCRDLLDEAKDFHLMPERRGLLQSFRTRHRGEFISGQIYAVGGLASNGESVSTVEIYDPITQKWRMGEQMSMMRSRVGVAVMNGQLYAFGGFNGTERLSTVEVYDPAQNKWSQGNAMNCKRSAVGVAALNDCIYVCGGYDGVTSLNTVECYCPKTNLWKIVAPMMKYRSAGGVAALDKYVYALGGHDGLSIFDSVERYDPANDVWHKMKPMLNRRCRLGVAALNGKLYACGGYDGNSFLRSVEVYDPIKDSWSLVTSMNCKRSRVALAANMGKLWAIGGYDGETNLSTVEVYDPDTDEWSFVPSMCAHSGGVGAGVIRNE, from the exons ATGGATTTGGGCGAATCTGTCGAagatgaacaaaaatttttaatttacaaacaagaagaattgtttaaagaaagttttccaATATTCAAAGAAATTCGACGAATTGGTAAATTATGCGATGTAACACTAAAG GTGGAAGATCAAACGTTTTCGGCCCATCGCATAGTACTGGCGGCCACGATTCCTTATTTCTATGCAATGTTCACAAATAATATGGCTGAAAGTCGTATTAAGGAAATAACGATGAAAGAAATAGAACCATCAGCTTTGGAAGCTTTGATCAACTTTGCGTACAGCGGTCAAGTACGCATTGATAATCAAAATGTCCAAAGCCTAATGATGGGAGCGTCTTTCCTGCAACTATTAAAGGTGCGAAAGGCGTGTGCTGAATTCCTTATTTCACGTTTTCATCCACATAATGTTCTTGGAATACGACACTTTGCGGACTCCATGAGTTGCTCGCATTTAGTTAAGGCTGCTGATATATACATCgaacaaaactttgaaaaagttgTCTCACAGTCTGAAGAATTTTTAACTTTGGACTTTGAAGAACTAATTGAACTGATTAAAAGTGATTACTTAAATGTTAAATCGGAAGAGATTGTTTTTGAGGCATGTATGAAATGGGTGAAATATTGTGAACCAAAACGAGCGGAATTATTTCCTCAGGTTTTGGCTCAAGTGCGTTTGCCATTACTTTCACCACAATTCTTAGCGGATCGCGTTGCACGTGAGGAAATGATACGTTCTTCGCATAAGTGCCGTGATCTCTTAGATGAAGCCAAGGATTTCCATTTGATGCCAGAGCGACGAGGACTTCTACAGAGTTTCAG aactCGTCATCGTGGAGAATTTATATCGGGGCAAATTTATGCGGTAGGTGGTTTAGCAAGTAATGGAGAATCTGTGAGTACTGTTGAAATCTACGATCCTATAACACAAAAATGGCGAATGGGAGAACAAATGTCCATGATGAG ATCTCGTGTTGGCGTTGCTGTTATGAATGGACAATTGTATGCATTTGGAGGTTTTAATGGAACTGAACGTCTATCAACTGTAGAAGTTTATGATCCAGCACAAAATAAATGGTCTCAAGGAAATGCCATGAATTGCAAAAGAAG TGCTGTTGGTGTAGCTGCGCTAAATGATTGCATATATGTATGCGGTGGTTATGATGGTGTAACCTCTTTGAACACTGTAGAGTGTTATTGTCCTAAAACTAATTTGTGGAAGATT GTGGCTCCTATGATGAAATATCGTTCGGCTGGTGGTGTTGCTGCTTTGGACAAATATGTTTATGCTTTGGGTGGACATGATGGACTTTCTATATTTGATTCTGTTGAACGTTATGATCCTGCCAATGATGTTTGGCATAAAATGAAACCAATGTTAAATCGTCGTTGTCGCCTGGGTGTTGCTGCTTTAAATGGTAAACTTTATGCTTGCGGGGGATACGATGGAAATTCGTTTTTGCGCTCCGTAGAAGTCTATGATCCAATCAAAGACTCTTGGTCTCTTGTAACATCTATGAATTGTAAACGTAGTCGTGTTGCTTTAGCAGCAAATATGGGAAAATTATGGGCAATTGGTGGTTATGATGGTGAAACTAATCTTTCCACAGTTGAGGTGTATGATCCGGATACAGATGAATGGTCGTTTGTTCCATCTATGTGTGCCCACAGTGGTGGAGTAGGTGCTGGCGTTATACGCAACGAGTAG
- the LOC142220786 gene encoding WD repeat-containing protein 55 homolog, producing the protein MRMRSYFKNPDDPDGSDIDELGDAELEDDEEIMINARGDWSEDDVDEDVAAPDGWPAGIGDDSDDDSSDDFDPMATDSDDSMSDSDTQENAKSKQNTGEAGTSKGSKNNDDEGGGGGGRGTDGDGPKSSVLDLDENEEDDETVKAIIAAIKKPRSSPPEIKLEDFVTDICFHPEKDIIALATITGDVALYKFSNDGNTHLRTIEVHAKACRDVEFSKDGINLLTCSKDKSIMVSDMETEKLKKFYESAHDEPINKLHVIDENLFATGDDSGMVKLWDLRTKNEVFALKEVEDYITQITTNESGKLLLVTSGDGYLTTLNIGARKLYVQSEPYEEELTCMGTYRGDSKLVVGTSKGNLYTFNWGQFGYHSDKFPSIKTPISEMIPITDRIACVAGEEGIIRAVHIAPFKILGVVGQHNMPIESLDVSSTGELIASSSHNNDVRFWNVKYFEEFGDIKYNEKHNSFKEKRHNLPSSKFSNASDFFSDLAKENNE; encoded by the exons ATGCGTAT GCGCagttattttaaaaatccagACGATCCGGATGGGTCGGATATCGATGAATTGGGAGACGCAGAGCTAGAGGATGATGAAGAGATAATGATTAATGCACGTGGGGATTGGAGTGAAGACGATGTCGATGAGGACGTAGCAGCTCCCGATGGATGGCCAGCTGGAATTGGTGACGACTCGGACGATGATAGTTCAGATGACTTTGATCCAATGGCTACAGATTCAGATGATTCAATGAGTGATAGTGATACGCAggaaaatgctaaatctaaaCAAAATACTGGAGAAGCTGGAACAagtaaaggatccaaaaataacgatGATgaaggtggtggtggtggcggcaGGGGAACCGATGGAGATGGTCCCAAGTCATCTGTTTTAGACTTAGACGAAAACGAAGAAGATGATGAAACTGTTAAGGCCATTATTGCAGCTATTAAGAAACCCCGTTCATCTCCTCCTGAAATTAAACTTGAAGACTTTGTCACAGATATATGTTTTCATCCAGAAAAGGATATCATTGCTCTGGCAACTATCACCGGCGATGTGGCTCTTTACAAATTCTCCAATGATGGTAATACACATTTGCGAACTATCGAAGTTCATGCGAAAGCTTGTCGTGATGTCGAATTCTCAAAAGATGGTATTAATTTACTGACTTGTTCCAAAGATAAATCGATAATGGTCAGTGACATGGAAACGGAAAAACTTAAGAAATTCTACGAAAGCGCCCACGATGAGCCAATTAATAAGCTGCATGTCATAGATGAGAATCTTTTTGCCACTGGAGACGACAGTGGAATGGTAAAATTATGGGATTTGAGAACGAAGAATGAAGTATTCGCATTGAAAGAGGTTGAAGACTATATTACACAAATCACAACAAATGAATCGGGTAAACTTTTGCTTGTTACCAGCGGTGATGGCTATTTGACGACCTTAAATATAGGAGCCCGAAAGTTATATGTCCAATCAGAACCATATGAAGAGGAACTAACGTGTATGGGCACATACAGAGGTGATTCAAAACTGGTGGTTGGCACATCCAAGGGCAATCTCTACACATTCAATTGGGGTCAATTCGGATATCATTCGGATAAATTTCCATCCATAAAAACACCTATATCAGAAATGATACCCATTACTGATCGGATAGCATGTGTTGCTGGCGAAGAGGGTATTATACGTGCCGTTCACATTGCTCCATTTAAGATTTTAGGTGTTGTAGGCCAACATAATATGCCAATTGAATCACTGGATGTAAGCAGCACAGGTGAATTAATAGCATCATCATCGCATAATAATGATGTACGTTTTTGGAATGTAAAATATTTCGAGGAATTCGGTGATATCAAGTACAATGAGAAACACAACAGTTTCAAGGAGAAACGACACAATTTACCATCGTCTAAATTCTCAAATGCTTCCGATTTTTTCTCGGATTTAGCCAAGGAAAACAATGAATAA
- the wkd gene encoding TBC1 domain family member whacked, which yields MATSPRSADTISLCSTVSSCPDRNGFYGGFQRTDKPKEPLSKAQIIAREKKWLYMIDNWSLYMSKNYKKIRDRCRKGIPKSIRPRAWFFLSGAYLLKKKNPDLYKELLDKPGNPHVIEEIKKDKHRQFPFHEMFLDEDKVGQIELFNVLKAYSIYNPKVGFCQAQAPIAAFLLMHLPAEDAFWVFVSVCDVYLEDYFMTGLEVLQNDAGILEGLLKKTCPPVYRHLQKHRVEPLLYMTDWFLCAMTRTLPWETLLRVWDCFLAEGIRVIFKVALVILGASLNSHKVRKQCNGLCETLEVLRNPPDNVLDEDFIINHMQRLNLRVEDFQIEHTRQKARRAKQKALQEAAAAVSTATATTSATSMATINTIPSSSSAAATNSQNNTFTRSRTTSPTNITSGSVTVVNIRGDDIAENTIGLSNSSSTGNGISVNSNNYHT from the exons ATGGCAACCTCACCACGTTCTGCTGATACAATATCACTATGTTCCACTGTCTCTAGCTGTCCAGATCGCAATGGATTCTATGGTGGATTTCAGCGCACAGATAAACCCAAAGAACCCCTATCGAAAGCACAAATTATAGCAAGAGAAAAGAAATGGTTATATATGATTGATAACTGGTCACTATATATgtctaaaaattacaaaaag ATAAGAGATCGATGTCGCAAAGGTATTCCAAAATCGATAAGACCCAGAGCTTGGTTTTTTCTTTCTGGTGCTTATttgttgaagaaaaaaaatccagatttatataaggaattattGGATAAACCTGGTAATCCTCATGTCATCGAAGAAATCAAGAAGGATAAACATAGACAATTTCCATTTCATGAAATGTTTTTGGATGAGGATAAAGTTGGCCAAATTGAATTGTTTAATGTTTTAAAGGCGTATTCAATATATAATCCAAAAGTTGGTTTTTGTCAAGCACAAGCACCTATAGCAGCTTTCCTTCTAATGCATTTGCCAGCAGAGGATGCATTTTGGGTCTTTGTAAGCGTATGTGATGT CTATTTAGAAGACTACTTTATGACTGGCTTAGAAGTTTTACAAAACGATGCTGGCATTTTAGAAGGTCTATTAAAGAAAACCTGTCCACCCGTCTACCGTCATTTACAGAAACATCGTGTCGAACCATTACTATATATGACCGATTGGTTTTTATGTGCCATGACACGAACTCTGCCATGGGAAACACTTTTAAGAGTTTGGGATTGTTTTCTGGCCGAGGGAATACGTGTCATATTTAAAGTAGCTTTGGTAATTCTAGGTGCTTCCCTTAATAGTCACAAAGTTCGAAAACAGTGCAATGGTTTATGTGAAACCCTTGAAGTACTAAGAAATCCGCCCGATAATGTGCTAGATGAAGATTTTATCATCAATCATATGCAAAGATTGAATTTGCGTGTCGAAGACTTTCAAATTGAGCACACACGTCAAAAGGCACGTCGGGCAAAACAGAAAGCTTTACAAGAAGCAGCAGCAGCGGTATCCACTGCTACAGCAACCACATCGGCAACATCGATGGCGACAATAAATACAATACCATCATCCTCCTCTGCAGCAGCAACGAACTctcaaaataatacatttacacGAAGTCGTACCACTAGTCCTACAAATATAACAAGTGGTAGTGTTACAGTGGTGAATATTAGAGGTGATGATATTGCTGAGAATACAATAGGATTGAGTAACAGTAGTAGTACTGGAAATGGTATTAGTGTTAACTCTAATAATTATCATacataa